The nucleotide window ACGCTGGCATCAGCAAGGAAAGTTTCTCCACGGCTGTTAATTCCCCTCAATAGATAACCATTTCTTTTGTCCAGCCACCATTTCATTTTAGAACCGGTTTTCTGATTCATTTCTTCAAAAACCAGAGCCTGAAATTTCCTGCCCGCCAGAGTAATCGTTACATCTGGCAGCCTTTTGAAGGTCGTTTGCTGCACCTCCTGATCTTTAATTTCAAAATAGCGGTAGGTTTTTTCGTGCACACTGCTGTCCGAAAAGTCTTTTACCAAAAAAGGAAGAAATTGATCATTACGTAAAACCACATCTGAATCAATAGCAACGGTGTCAATCCCTTCCGATAAAGTTGCTTTTACGATAATTTGACTATCTTCGACCGTAGCCTCAGCAGTAAAATCCATCGCTCCTTGCTTGATATGGTTTTTCTGATAAACAAATTGCCCGCTAATCGGATCCACGAAAAAAGTGGAGTGAATTTCCAGATTAAATTTGGCTCCCAGGGCAGATAACATCATAAAAGTGCTGTCAGCAATTTTTAACATTTCTTTCCCGTCTCTCTCCAAAAATTCCTGTGTAATCTCTGCATAACCGCAAGTCACGTTGTTGATTTTGATGCCGTAATACAATTTTTCCTGCCTGGACAAATCAATTTCATTGTTCAGCGTTTGATTTGTTTTTTGACAACCTAAAACAGACATCGCCAGCAAGACGAAATTAAGGATAAGCACTGTTTTCAATATTCGCATTTTTTCCTCCTTATTAAATTTGGGAATCCGGATTCAACGGATTATATTGATTTCGCCGAATCATTATTTGGGTGAATTATACTTTTAAGAATTCAATCACTCTTTAGCTCGGTTAAAATTCGATTTTCTTTGCCAGACTTGTAATATTCAAAATATTTTTTGAACAAATTCGCTATCGCTTTACATAGTTGGTCAAAAGTGAGCTCTTCTTTGTATTGTTTATAATCTGCTCTGGATATTTGAACAGAAATATTTCCTTTGGAATCGAAGGAAACATAACTGACTTTTTCCAACGGCGGCTGGCTCAAAGGGCTTGTCGTCATGGAAAATGTCAAAATAGTCTTGTCTTTTTCAATTTGCGCTTTTGCTATTTGGGCAGCATCCAAAAAACGAGCGAAGGATTGGATCTCATCCTTTGAACTATCTATTTTCCCAAATGCATACGGTCTTTCGGTGAAACCGTTTTTGGCATCTGGCACCGAACTGGCTGATTGTTCAAAAATTTTTCGTGCGTGCGTTTCAAGCTGTTCCTGCTGGCGCATTAGTTTCATCCCTCCCAAAAATAACATTGCGGCAATGATGGCTAAATGCAAGAAAAATGTGGGCATTGAAAATATCGTGTCAGCTTGTGTTGCCAGCGCATAATGCCAGGCGCCGAGTCCGCAGAGTGAACCGAAAATTGCATAAAACACCAAACTTGTCCGCAGCGATTGAGCGATTCCCCAGATGATAAATACCGCTCCCCAAATCCAGAGAGCGTAATGCGTTCCAAACATCTGATCTTCGGCGATAAATGTGATTAAATAGGCAAAGCCAAAATAAATCAGCAGTCGCGCTTTGTTCGATTTTAATTTTGATTGCATATTGGTAGCCCTTTCTTTTTGGCCTTTGAAGCGGAAGGTCAAAATTCAGATTTTATGAATAGGATAAAATATATAAACTTCATATCAAATGAACTATACGAACAGTATAGTAAAAAAGTTTCAAAAAGTCAAGGATTATTTTTGATTTTTTAAAAGATAAAATATTCTTCTGAAATACCTCATTGAGAAACCGGTTTATGAAATTGGCTAAAAATATTTTCTCTTGCAAAACACTTGATTTTTTTAATTTAGTTCTTTACATTAAACCAATGAAGTTGGCAATACGATTATCAGTCAACTTTAATAATTTTCTTCAATTATTTTGATCTTGAAATCCGTTCCTCTCATGGCAATTCAAATAACTTTTTTATTAAAATATCTTCTATTTCAAAAATCTAAAACTTTCCAAACCAAATGGAGCTCTTTAGATGAAAAATAATCAAGTCTCCCGTCGTTCTTTTCTAAAAGCAACGAGCGTGACCGCTGCCGCCGTTGCTGCCGGACTGCCTTTATTTTCCTGTTCGGGAAATAAAAAGCCAAATATTATTTTCATCATGTCCGATGACCATGCGTATCAGGCCATTAGTTGCTACAACAACAACTTAATTCAAACGCCCAACATCGACAGGCTGGCGAAAGATGGCGTGCGTTTTGTGAATAGTTTTGTCACAAATTCCATTTGTGCGCCGAGCAGGGCAGTGTTGCTTACCGGAAAATACAGCCACATCAACGGCGTGATCGACAACCGGGTGAAATTCGACGGCAGCCAGCAAACTTTTCCCAAATTGTTGCAGCAAGCCGGCTATCAAACCGCGATGATCGGAAAGTGGCATCTGAAAAGCGATCCGACTGGGTTCGATTACTGGAATATTTTGCCGGGGCAAGGGCAATATTACAATCCGGATTTCATCGAAATGGGGGAGCGGAAACGAATTCATGGCTACGTGACAGACATCACGACTGATTTTGCTCTGAACTGGCTTAAAAATCGGGATAAATCCAAACCGTTTTGTTTGTTGCTTCATCACAAAGCACCGCATCGAGACTGGATGCCTGACTTGAAATTTTTGTCAGAATTTCGCGATCGCGATCTGCCGATTCCGGAGACTTTTTACGATGATTACAGCACGCGCAGCGACGCCGCCCGGGAACAGGAAATGCGCGTCGCGGATAACACATTCCCGGCATTCGATTTGAAAATTACTTACGATCATGAGCCAAAGACCCCTGAAGAAAAGCGAGATCAGGAATTCTGGAGCGGCGCGTACAATCGCATGGACGAAGAGCAGCGCCGTAAATGGGATGCCGCGTACGGACCACAAAACCAGGAATTCCGCAAGAAAAATCTCAAAGGAAACTTGCTCGCAGAGTACAAATACCAGCGTTTCATCAAGGATTATCTGCGCTGCATCAAATCCGTCGATGATAATGTGGGTAGAGTTTTAGATTATCTTGACGAATCGGGACTGGCGGAAAATACGATTGTGGTTTACACCTCTGATCAGGGATTCTATCTCGGCGAGCACGGCTGGTTTGACAAAAGATGGATGTATGAGGAATCGTTGCGTATGCCGCTGATCGTTCGCTATCCGAAAAAAGTAGCGCCGGCGGTGAATGAAAAAGACATGGTGCTCAATCTGGATTTTGCGCCCACTTTTCTCGATTTTGCCGGAGTGCCGGTGCCGAAAGATATGCAGGGACGTTCTATGCGTTCGATTTTAGAAGGAAAAACTCCGCCTGACTGGCGGCAAGAAATTTATTATCACTATTATGAATATCCTGCCTGGCACATGGTGAAGCGGCACTACGGAATTCGTACGCAACGCTACAAATTGATTCATTTCTATTACGATATCGATGCCTGGGAATTGTACGATTTGGAAAAAGATACGCACGAATTGCACAATGTTTACGATGATCCGGCTTACGTCGACGTGGTGAAAGAGTTGAAAGTTAAACTGGATCGATTGCAGAAAAAATTTGGCGATACGGATTATTTGAAATATTTGCCAAAGAAATAACTGCCAAAATTAAATAAAATTCTTGGAGCCTTCGAGACTTGGAGGCAAAATAGCTACAAAAAAATCGCAAGCAGATGGCTTGAAGAATTAATTCTGCAAGATGTTGAAACGAGGGACCTTATGGACAGAAGAACATTTTTAAAGACCGCAGGTCTGGGCAGTGCAGCAGCGATGTTCTCTCCTCTTGACGGTTGCCAATTTTTTGAAAAGCGAAAGCCAAACATCATTTTCATCATGGCTGATGATTTGGGCTATGGCGAATTAGGCTGCTACGGTCAGGAAAAAATTCGCACACCCAACATTGACCGGCTGGCAGCGGAAGGTATGAAGTTCACGCAACTTTACGCCGGAAGTCCGGTGTGCGCGCCATCCCGGTGCACTCTTTTGACAGGCAAACACACGGGCCATGCTTACATTCGCGGCAATGATGAAATGTCGGAGCGCGGCGATGTGTGGCACGATCCGAATCTGGAGGGACAGAGACCGCTGCTGCCGAACACGACGACTATCGGCACTCTGCTGCAAGAAGCCGATTACAAAACAGCAGCTATCGGAAAATGGGGACTTGGCGGTCCCGGTTCAACCGGCCATCCCAATAAGCAGGGGTTTGATTTTTTCTACGGCTATCTCTGTCAACGCGTTGCCCACAACTATTATCCGACTCATCTCTGGCGCAATGAAGAAAAAGACATTCTGGAAGGAAATGAATATTTCTTCCCGCATCAAAAATTTCCCGCAGACGCTGATCCCAACGATCCGAAGGCTTACGAGAAATATCGCGGCAAACAATATTCAATGGATTTGCTCACAAAAGAGGCGCTAAATTTTATTCGGGAAAATCATAACAGACCTTTTTTCCTCTATTTGCCCTACACAGTGCCCCATCTGGCGCTGCAAGTTCCTGATGATTCATTGCAAGAATACTTAGGCAAATTCCCCGAGAAACCTTATCTGGGCAATCGCGGCTATCTGCCCCAGCGCACGCCACACGCTGCTTATGCGGCCATGATCACGCGCATGGATCGTGATATCGGGAAGATTCTGTCACTGCTGAAAAAATTGGGACTGGAAGAAGACACACTCATTTTTTTCACCAGCGATAACGGCGCCACATTTCAGGGAATCGGTGGCGCAGATCCGGCATTTTTCAAAAGCAATGCTCCGTTTCGCGGCTTCAAGCAGGATGTGTATGAGGGCGGAATTCGCGTGCCCATGATTGCTTGCGCGCTGGAAGGGGAAAATTGCTCCGG belongs to Calditrichota bacterium and includes:
- a CDS encoding transglutaminase domain-containing protein, whose amino-acid sequence is MRILKTVLILNFVLLAMSVLGCQKTNQTLNNEIDLSRQEKLYYGIKINNVTCGYAEITQEFLERDGKEMLKIADSTFMMLSALGAKFNLEIHSTFFVDPISGQFVYQKNHIKQGAMDFTAEATVEDSQIIVKATLSEGIDTVAIDSDVVLRNDQFLPFLVKDFSDSSVHEKTYRYFEIKDQEVQQTTFKRLPDVTITLAGRKFQALVFEEMNQKTGSKMKWWLDKRNGYLLRGINSRGETFLADASVKDKIKLGSMDDLIIFKTNVSIGDFQAISYMKINAKLEPIGLRITPQNLNVPGQKFIGTVTDNLIDGVFEIEYPHYNGKDAPPFPPDFSEVDSVQPFLQPTALIESDDPVLIQKAKAITAGSKNSWEAAIRLSQWVADSIAYSVPGGATALNTYNLRKGECGAHSNLLAAFCQAVGIPARLVWGCMYVPNRGGAFSKHGWTEIYMGKAGWIPV
- a CDS encoding sulfatase, which produces MKNNQVSRRSFLKATSVTAAAVAAGLPLFSCSGNKKPNIIFIMSDDHAYQAISCYNNNLIQTPNIDRLAKDGVRFVNSFVTNSICAPSRAVLLTGKYSHINGVIDNRVKFDGSQQTFPKLLQQAGYQTAMIGKWHLKSDPTGFDYWNILPGQGQYYNPDFIEMGERKRIHGYVTDITTDFALNWLKNRDKSKPFCLLLHHKAPHRDWMPDLKFLSEFRDRDLPIPETFYDDYSTRSDAAREQEMRVADNTFPAFDLKITYDHEPKTPEEKRDQEFWSGAYNRMDEEQRRKWDAAYGPQNQEFRKKNLKGNLLAEYKYQRFIKDYLRCIKSVDDNVGRVLDYLDESGLAENTIVVYTSDQGFYLGEHGWFDKRWMYEESLRMPLIVRYPKKVAPAVNEKDMVLNLDFAPTFLDFAGVPVPKDMQGRSMRSILEGKTPPDWRQEIYYHYYEYPAWHMVKRHYGIRTQRYKLIHFYYDIDAWELYDLEKDTHELHNVYDDPAYVDVVKELKVKLDRLQKKFGDTDYLKYLPKK
- a CDS encoding arylsulfatase — encoded protein: MDRRTFLKTAGLGSAAAMFSPLDGCQFFEKRKPNIIFIMADDLGYGELGCYGQEKIRTPNIDRLAAEGMKFTQLYAGSPVCAPSRCTLLTGKHTGHAYIRGNDEMSERGDVWHDPNLEGQRPLLPNTTTIGTLLQEADYKTAAIGKWGLGGPGSTGHPNKQGFDFFYGYLCQRVAHNYYPTHLWRNEEKDILEGNEYFFPHQKFPADADPNDPKAYEKYRGKQYSMDLLTKEALNFIRENHNRPFFLYLPYTVPHLALQVPDDSLQEYLGKFPEKPYLGNRGYLPQRTPHAAYAAMITRMDRDIGKILSLLKKLGLEEDTLIFFTSDNGATFQGIGGADPAFFKSNAPFRGFKQDVYEGGIRVPMIACALEGENCSGNGHRSYLRFLGCDAYIDGVGWGETARRYRWHLFSAGFAGEKSKAGRT